One genomic segment of Phyllopteryx taeniolatus isolate TA_2022b chromosome 12, UOR_Ptae_1.2, whole genome shotgun sequence includes these proteins:
- the nr0b1 gene encoding nuclear receptor subfamily 0 group B member 1 yields the protein MATTPEGCRCRGARHRGGGGGGGGGGGSILYSILKSDREEQQQQHETLHNFLHSHITSSSSSSSAASSGASGPAWRLQEPRQQQQHAACSCGATRRRGVLRSPQVTCKAASAILVKTLRFVKNVPCFRELPEDEQVVLIRSGWAPLLVLGLAQDRVDFETAETVEPSMLQRILTGAPRSPKPSQSQSQSQSQSQSQSQSQSQSQSQSQSQSQSQSEAAAGSSPGAGAGVSLADIEAIKGFLKKCWSVDISTKEYAYLKGAVLFNPDLEGLRCLPYIRSLRREAHQALNEHVRLIHREDAARFAKLLVALSALRSISPSAVAQLFFKPIIGGVDIEEVLMEMFYGK from the exons ATGGCCACCACGCCTGAAGGCTGCCGCTGTCGGGGTGCGAGGcaccgcggcggcggcggcggcggcggcggcggcggcggcagcatcCTCTACAGCATCCTCAAGAGTGACAGAGaggagcaacagcagcagcatgaaACTCTCCACAACTTCCTCCACAGCCACATAacctcctcgtcctcgtcctcgtccgcCGCCTCTTCTGGAGCCTCCGGGCCGGCGTGGCGGCTCCAGGAGCccaggcagcagcagcagcacgcgGCGTGCTCCTGCGGGGCGACGCGGCGCCGCGGCGTCCTGCGCTCCCCGCAGGTGACGTGCAAAGCCGCCTCCGCCATCCTGGTCAAGACGCTGCGCTTCGTCAAGAACGTGCCGTGCTTCAGGGAGCTGCCCGAGGACGAGCAGGTGGTCCTGATCCGGAGCGGCTGGGCGCCCCTGCTGGTGCTCGGGCTGGCACAGGACCGCGTGGACTTCGAGACCGCCGAGACCGTGGAGCCGAGCATGTTGCAGCGGATCCTCACCGGGGCGCCCCGGAGCCCGAAACCGAGCCAGAGCCAGAGCCAGAGCCAGAGCCAGAGCCAGAGCCAGAGCCAGAGCCAGAGCCAGAGCCAGAGCCAGAGCCAGAGCCAGAGCCAGAGCCAGAGCGAGGCGGCGGCCGGTTCGAGTCCAGGCGCAGGAGCCGGCGTGTCCTTGGCCGACATCGAAGCCATTAAAGGCTTCCTGAAGAAGTGCTGGAGCGTGGACATCAGCACCAAGGAGTACGCCTACCTGAAGGGAGCCGTGCTCTTCAACCCGG ACCTGGAGGGTCTTCGCTGCCTGCCGTACATCCGGTCGCTGCGGCGCGAGGCCCACCAGGCGCTCAACGAGCACGTCCGGCTGATCCACCGCGAGGACGCCGCGCGCTTCGCCAAGCTGCTCGTCGCCCTGTCCGCGCTGAGGTCCATCAGCCCGTCGGCGGTGGCCCAGCTCTTCTTCAAGCCCATCATCGGCGGCGTCGACATCGAGGAGGTGCTCATGGAGATGTTCTACGGGAAGTAA